The Gemmatimonadota bacterium DNA window CGTGACCTCGCCGGAAGCCCAGGCCATCATCGGCGGATACCGGAAATACGGCCAGCAGCTGTTCACGCCGTCCGCGACGGACTAAAGCGCACGAAGCAGAGGAGGTATTAAATTGATACGCATCGGCATCCTGGGCATCGGTTTCATGGGGACGACTCACTTCATGGCGATCAAGCACCTGGCCAACGCGCAGGTGGGGGCCATATGCACCCGGGACGAACGGAAGCTGAGCGGTGACTGGCGGCATATCCAGGGCAACTTCGGGGGCGGAGGCGGCGTGCAGGACCTTACAGGCATCCGTACCTGTACCGATATCGACGAGGTGCTGGGCGACCCGGACATCGACCTGGTCGACGTGTGCCTGCCCACGGCCCTGCACCACGACGTCGTCCTGCGCGCGCTGGACGCCGGCAAGGACGTCATCGTCGAGAAACCCATCGCCCTCGGGCTGGACGAGGCGGACCGCATGATCGACCGGGCGGGGGAAGCCGGCAGGACCCTGATGGTCGCCCACGTGCTGAAGTTCTTCCCCGAGTTCGCCTTCCTCAAGGCCGCCATCGACGACCGCCGCTACGGCCGCCTGCTGGGCCTGCACCTCAAGCGGGTCATCTCCAAACCCCTCTGGGGAGAGGGCAACTGGTTCGGAGACTACGAGCGCACGGGCGCGGCAGGCATCGACCTGCACATCCACGACACCGACTACCTGCGGTACCTCTTCGGCATGCCGGACAGCGTGCACGCCGACGGCAGGACGAGTCCGAACGGCTACGTGCTCTACCTGAATACGCAGTACGGATACGACGACCGGGACATCACCGTCTCGTCCCAGTGCGGGGCCATCAGCTCGGCCGCCTTCGAACACGGATACGACGCCTATTTCGAGGAAGGCACGCTCTGGTACAACGTGCTCTCCGAACGGCCGGTCACGCTCTACACGCCCGACGGCGGCCGAACCGAACCGGTAATCGACTTTCCCGAAGCCTTCGAGGCCCAGTTGGGATATGCCGTCGACGCCCTGGAAAACGGCACGGAGCCCGACCTGGTCTCGGCCGGCGCGGCCCGCGACGCTCTGCGGATCTGCCACGGAGAGGCCGAATCGGTGAAGACGGGGAAGACCGTGCGGTTCCCGGACTGAACCGACCGAATTTCTACTATGCCCCAGCTGCATTTCGGCACCGGCCGAACTCTCATCACGCCGCCAGTGGGGATTGAGCTCTGCGGATACGGTCCCTACCTCGAGCGGCGGTCCACCGCGGTACACCAGGACCTTCATTGCACGGCCCTGGCCTTTTCGGACGGGGACCGGACTTTCGTTTGGGTATCGAACGACCTCGTGTGGACGGACCGCTCCCTGGTCGACGAGACCCACCGCATCGTCCGCGACCGGTACGGCCTCGACCCGGTCCGCGTAGTCATCACCAACACCCATACCCATTCCGGCCCGGCCACCATGAAGACCGTGGCCTGGGGAAAATGGGACGAAGATTACACGGCGGGGTTGCCGGCTTTGTTCGCCGGCGCCATTGGGCAGGCCGTGTCGAACCTGGAACCCGGGCGTATCGGGTTCGGGAGAACGCCCGTGCCGGACCTCTCGGTCAACCGGGTCGACGAGGGCGGGGAAGCCGACGGGGAAGCGCTGCTGATACGCATCGACGATTCCCGTGGCCGGATGCGCGCCGCCGCGATCAATTTCGGCGCCCACCCCGTTACACTCGGCGCCGACTCCTTAATCTGCGGCGACTATCCGGCCGATGCCATCGGGAAAATGGAGCAGGATCGGAAAGGCCTGCGTGTGCTGTTTTTTCAGGGGAGTTGTGGCGACCTCAACTGCCGGGGATTCGGCGATGGCATGGATAGGATGAAGTCGAACGGTTCCCTCCTCCGCGATCATGTCCTGCCCGCCCTGGACGAAATCGGGACGGACCCGGAGGTCGACCTGGACGGCGACACCTTCGAGGTCGCGCTACCCATGGAAGTCCCGGACCGGGCGGACCGGGCGGCGCTCGAGTCGGAACTAGCCGATAGTCGCGACCATCTCGAGGCTGCGGGCATTGATGCGGATCCCGCGGACCTGCGCAAACTGCGTTTCGAGGCGGACTGGCGTGCACAGCGCCTCGGCCTGCTCGACGGCCCCCATCCGCAGCGGCTGGAATTCCGCGTTTCGTGGATGCGCGTCAACGATGCCGTGTTGATCGCCCATCCGCTGGAATTGTTCCTGACCTACGGTAAGCAGGTCCAGTCAGCCTCCCCTTACCCAAACACCATGATCATAGGGTACGCCAACGAGACCGTCGGCTACCTGGCGCGGCCGCAGGACTTCGACCAGGAAGGATTCGGCTGGTACGCCGCGGTGTTCGCGCCACGGATCTGCCGTCATCTGCCCTTCGAACCCGATGCGGGCACCGTGTTTCGTGATCACCTCATCGCCCTGCTTCACCGGATCAGGCAACGGGAAACATCTACCGACTGAATGTTCGACAAAACTGCCATTGTTTCGGTTATTGCGACTCCTTTGAACTGTTCGTTGCGGAGATGCTCATGTGACCTTCTACCCGGCCCAGCCGGCCGTTCATGTCGTGCATCTCCCCATGTAGCGACTTGATCTCACCGAAGACCGCCATCCGATCGGTACGCATCTCCTCGCGTAAGGTGCTGAATCCAGCGTGCATCTCCTCACGAAGCGATTTGATCTCACCGAAAATGACTACCCGGTCCGCACGCATCTCTACGTGTAAGGTATTGACTTTTTTATCCATCTCTACGCGCAGAGACTTCGTGATCCGTCCCGTTGAGGTCACTATTCCGAGCAACAGGACCCCCGCCGCGCAAATCACCTGGGTAATCACCATGAATTCCGTCATTTGATTCTACAGCCCCCTTTCCTGGACGCGACCCTGCGTTGACAACGCTCGATAGTACACTATCTTAAAATCAGCCGGCTGCCGTACCGTCCTGAACGTACCTGACCCGGGCATGAAGTCTACGGCCATGGTTCGATCGGGACCCGGAACCGGCAACAGCGACCGGCAACCGTGTTTAAAGGGTTAGTCATTGGCATTTACCGTAACCTCGTAATAAAAAAGCTCCTGTAACACATCCGACCTCTGAAAGGGCCGATCATGTCCATAACCGGTTTCACCAGGACGGGTTTGATCCTGTCGTTTATATTGCTCATTACGCCTGCTTCAGCGGTATACGCCAACGGCGAAACGGTTCTCCGGGAAGCAGCCGGACCGACCGCGCCGACCGACCCGCCCGCACAGTCTTCGGCGTCCGCACCGACCAACCCACCCGCGCAGTCATCGGCTTCCGCGCCGACCGATCCGCCCCGGCTCGCGGTGCTGATCATCATCGACCAGTTCCGCCACGACTACCTGCAGCGGTTCGACGACCTCTTCGTGGAGGACGGATTCCGCCGGTTCATGGACCGCGGCGCATGGATGCAGGACGCCCGTTTCACGCATGTGCACGCCTCCACTTCACCGGGCCACAGCGTGGTCACCTCCGGCACCTACGCCTACAAGACGGGGATGGTCAACAACGCGTGGTACAGCCGGTCCACGGGGGTGTTTCGGCCGTCGCTGGTAGATCCGGAAAGCCACATCCTCGGATTGTGGCCCACCGCGACCGGACGCGCCTCCACACGGGAACTGGTCGGCTCTTCCCTGGCGGATGAACTGCGCATGGCCACGCGCTACCGGGGCAAGGCCATCACGATATCACTCAAGGACTACAGCGCCATGATCTCCGCCGGGAAGCTGGGCGCGCCATACTGGTTTGAAGCGGGCCTGGGCCGGATCACATCGAGCAGCTTCTTCATGGACGACCTGCCCGACTGGGTCAAGCGCTTCAACGACCGGAACATCCCTAACCAGTCCTTTGGTCGCACATGGGACCGCCTGCTGCCGGAGGAACTGTACCTGGAACGGGCGGGGAAAGACGTCCGGGAGGGCGAGGAGGACAACCGGAACAGCGGGATCGTCTTTCCTCATGTGACGAAAGGCGGCCTGGAGGAACCGGGACCCCGTTACTGGAACGCCTTCAAGCACACACCCTGGTCCACGGACTACCAGCTGGAATTCGCCCGGCAGGCGATCATCGAGGAAGAACTGGGGCAGGATGATACCCCGGACGTCCTGGTCATCAGTCTCTCCGCCAATGACTACATCGGCCACGATTTCGGCCCATTCAGCCAGGAATCCATGGACGCCACCCTGCGCACGGACCGGCAACTGGCGGACTTCTTCGCCTTCCTCGACGAGCGGGTCGGGCGTGACCGCACCCTCCTGGTCCTGACGGCCGACCACGGCGCACTGGAACTGCCGGAGCAGTTGGCGCTCAGGGGTCTGGAGGCCGGACGGGCCGGTCCCGAACCGCTGACGGCCCTGGTGGAGGAGGCCCTGGACGGGCTGCACGGGGAAGACGACTGGGTCCTGCACGTGGCGGAATCGGGCGTGTACCTGAACTGGGAGGCCATCGACAGCCGCGGCCTGAGCCGGGCCGACGTGGAAGAGACGGCGGCCGCGGCCGTCGTGACCCATCCGGCCGTATGGAAGGCCTATACGCGCCACCGAATCGAGCGGCGGCTGCTGCCGGAATCAGACCTCACGAAGACGGTCTATCACAGCTTCCATTCCGAGAACAGCGGCGACATCATGCTCATCTCCACGCCCTTCTACCTGCTGCTGGGCGAATACGGGTCGGCCACGGTGGGCACCTCCCACGGATGGCCCCACGACTACGATACGCACATACCGATCATGTTCCACGGCCCGTGGATCGCACCCGGCCACTACCGGAACCGCGTCGACGCGGCGGACATCACGCCGACGATCTGCAACCTGCTGCGGATCACCCTGCCGTCGAACCGCGACGGGCGCATACTGGGCGAGATCCTCAGGTAGGCGTGCCGGCGGCGCGCCGGAACTTCAGTACACTTCGGGGATGAACCGCTGGTCGTCCATGGGGGGGCGGACGTAACCGGAGTCGGTATCGCGGTCCGGCAGATCGATTTTCGACGTAGGAGGATCCTTGTCGTAGGGGAAGAGGCTGAGCAGGTGGGTGATACAGTTCAGGCGCGCGCGGCGCTTGCTGTCCGACGGCACGACGTACCATGGCGCCTGCTTGATGTCGGTGTAGTTCATCATCTCGTCCTTGGCGTGCGAATACTCGTCCCACTTCATGTAGGACTGCAGGTCCATATCGCTGAACTTCCAGCTTTTCAGGGGATCCTTGATCCGGTTCTTGAACCGCCGTGCCTGCTCCTTCGCGCTCACTGAGAACCAGTACTTGATCACGTGGATGTCGGAGCGGACGAGCATGCGTTCGAACTCGGGGCAGGACCGGAGGAACTCGCGGTACTCCTCCTCCGTGCAGAACCCCATCACCCGGTCGACGCCCGCGCGGTTGTACCAGCTCCGGTCGAAGAGGACGATCTCGCCGGCCGAAGGCAGTTGGGCGACGTACCGCTGGAAATACCACTGCGACTGTTCCCGGTCCGTCGGCTTGGCCAGGGCGGCCACGCGGCAGACGCGGGGATTGAGCCGCGCGATGATGCGGGAGATGGTGCCGCCCTTGCCGGCCGCGTCGCGGCCCTCGAAGATGACCACCACCTTCAGGCCATGGTCGACCACCCATTCCTGGAGCTTGGACAACTCGACCTGCAACCGGGCCAGTTCCTTCTCGTAGTGTTTCTGCTTAAGTTTCTTCTTCGTTTTCTTTTCCCGGGTCTCAGGATGATTCCCGTCGAGTTTATTCACGCGCGTTCCTCCTCGTATCGCGAAGGGCCGACTGGTCGACGACCGGTTACCCGGCCCGTGACCGGCCGCTTTGTCACGGTCCATGCCAAGCCGCCCGGTCCGTCCGGGTCTCCTCAGCTTCCGCTCATCGTGAACCGCACGCCCATCCGGTCGAGCTCGTCGATCATCGTATCGAAACCGTCCCCGTAAATCGCCTGCTCGGGGGTAACGAAGGGTCGGCCGGGATGGGGCAGGTCTCCCCGGGCCGTCATCCGTGCGCCGATGGCCGCGGTGAAGGCCGTGGTCCGCGCCATGGAGGTGAAACCCGTCACTTCGTCGTACCGGTCGACCATCTCGGCCGTACGCGTGGCGGGCCGTCCGTCCTTCTCGCCGATCGCGGTGACGCGGAACGTCGTGATGTCGCGGTCCTCCGGGACCATTTTCACCCGGGGAAAGAGCACGGCGTCCACCACGTGCTTGGGGATCACGCTGGTGCCGTCCACGTCCACTGGCTCCTCGCTCAGCAGGCCCAGCTCGCGCAGCACGGTCACCTTGTGCGAATACCCCGGCCAGCGCACGGTCTTCTGCGTGCCGGTGCGCAGGCCTTTCAGCACATCCAACTCGAGGAGCCAGGGGAAGAACCCCTCGTGCCAGGCTTCGCAGTCCCCCACGCCGTCGAAGGAAACCGGTTCCGGGTCGGAGTAGCGGGGGACGTCCACGAGACGCCCGTCCTTCACCATCCGGGCCGTGGAATCACGGAGGGGCAGGCGCTTGCCGCCGAAGACGATCTTGTACCCCAGGGGCGGTTCGGGCCGCGTGGGAATGCCTCCGCACTGTATGTGCAGTTCGTCCGTCCGGTCGAGCTGCTCCGCCAGGCGGCGGCCCAGGATTTCGGTCAGTCCCGGCTCCAGCCCGCAACCCAGGATGACGAAGCCCCGCGAACCGGAAAAGCGCGCCTTCATGGCGTCGAGTTCGTCCCGCGGCACTCCGGCAATGTCCAGTCGGGTAAGGTCCATGTACGGCATGCCCGCTTCGAGAGCGAGCGGAAAAGCCGTCATGCTCGCCTCCCTGGGCAGGGCCGCCACGCCCGCCGCGTGATCCCTCATCACGGCAATGGATTCGTCCCGGTCGTTCATGTCCAGTCGACGGTAGGCGACCTTGTTCGCCCCCGGCTTGTCCCGCAGCGTTTCGCGGCAGGCCCCGAGCTGGTCATCGCTGAGATCGCAGACCGTAACGCATTCCACCTCATCGTCCACCATGGCGTTGTACGCCGCCGCGGGTCCCATCAGGCCGCTGCCGATCACGAGTATACGCACGGGTGCCTCCGTAATGGATCAAACCTGTCGGAACGCAGGTAAAAAGCATGTTGTGGTAGTGACAGCGTCGGAAGTCAGGATCACAATTAGCACGCTGGAAGGGGATCGCGTCAAGGCCAATCTGGCCGGGATGCCGCACCGGATAAACCTTGATCCGGTCCCCCGGCGCCTGTATCTTGGCGCTTACGTTTTCCTCCAAATACCCATCGTATCCGAGCCTCATTCCATGTCAGGAACTGATGATGAATCGAGTCCATCCTCGCGCGTTTTCCGCAGTCTTCCTCTTCGCCTTCGGCCTGGTCTGTGCCCTTGTCCCCGGTACCGTCCGGGCGCAGGACCTTCCATTCGCCATGGAGGTCCGCGTGCCCGGCGTCGAATCCTACGACCCGGCCATCCCCCGTCCTGAATCGGTAATCGGCCACGTGGTGGGCGACACGCACACGCGGTCCCACCTGGTGGCCGCCTACTACCGGGCGGTGGCCGAAGCCTCGGACCGCGTCGTGGTAAGCCGCCACGGCGCCACCTACGAGGGACGCCAGTTGTACCACGCCGTGGTGACATCGCCGGCCAACCATGGGCGCCTGGAAGAAATCCGTCTGGCCAACCTCCGGCTGTCCGACGCGCCGGGCGAGGTGTCGGACGCCATGATCGAGACCATGCCCGTCGTCGTCCACATGGGCTACGGTGTGCACGGCAACGAGGCCAGCGGACCCGAGGCGGCCATGCTGGTGCTCTACCACCTGGCCGCGGGCCGCGGACCGGCCGTGGACGGCCTGCTGGACCGCGCCGTGATCATCATGGACCCCAACTACAACCCGGACGGGCGGGACCGTTTCGTCAACTGGGTCAACGCCAACCGGGGCCGGGTCGCCACGCAGGACGGCCAGGACCGGGAGCACGCGGAACCGTGGCCGGGCGGGCGGACCAACCACTACTGGTTCGACCTGAACCGGGACTGGCTCGTGGCGCAGCACCCTTCATCGAAGGGCCGGGTGGGTCTCTTCCACCACTGGCGCGCCCAGGTGCTGACCGACGTCCACGAAATGGGCAGCAACGCCACCTATTTCTTCCAGCCCGGCATCCCGAGCCGGAACAACCCGAACACGCCGGAACGGACCTTCGAACTGACGGCGGCGCTCGCGGAGCACCACGCCGAGTGGCTCGACCGCCACGGTGCGCTGTACTACTCCAGGGAGACCTTCGACGACTTCTTCTACGGCAAGGGATCTACCTTCCCGGACGTGAACGGCGCCATCGGCATTCTCTTCGAGCAGGCCTCGTCCCGGGCGCTGGAGCGGATGACAAACGACGGGGTCCTGACTTACCCCTTCACGATCCGCAACCAGGTCGCCACCTCGATGTCGACCCTGGCCGGCAGCCTGGCGCTGCGGACGGAGTTGCTCACGCACCAACGCGACTTTTACGCCTCGGCGCCCGAGGCCGCGCGGCGCAATCCCGTCAAGGCCTATGTCCTCGATCTCGGCGGAACGAGGACACGTACGCAGGCCCTCCTGCAGATGCTGCTGCGCCACCGCATCCGGGTCTACGAACTCGCACGGACCGTGCAGGCCGATCGAACCTTGCCGGCCGGGCGGATCGGGGGTTCCGGCGAACGTACCTTCCGCGCCGGCGAGGCGGTCATCATCCCCATGGACCAGCCGCAGACGCGGTTGATCAAGGCCTCGATGGAGCAGGTCACGACCTTCAAGGACTCCCTCTTCTACGACGTCTCGGCCTGGACCCTGCCTCTGGCCATGGGGGTACCGAGCGGTGAACTGCGCAGTTACTCCGACGACCTGGCCGGCGCAGAGATCACCGAAGCCGCCTTCGACGGCGGCGAGCTGATCGGCGGCCACGGGGCCTATGCCTACCTGATGGAATGGGACCGCTACTTCGCGCCGCGCGCGCTCTACCGGATCCTGGACGTGGGCCTCCGGCCCCGGCTGGCCAGGCAACCTTTTTCGGTGGCCGTAGGCGGACCGGACGGTTCCGGCAGCGCGGGTGGCCAGGGCGGCCCAGCCGGGCCGGGCAGCACAGGCGGCCCGACCACCATGGAAAGAACCTTCGACCGGGGCACGATCATCATTCCCGTCGCCCAGCGCGATGCCGCGTCCACCGTGACCGCCGCGCAGGTGCGGGCGCTGATCGACCGGGTCGTGTCGGAAGACCACGTCGTCGTCCACGGCACGGATACGGGCCTGACGCCCACGGGCGGCGACCTGGGCGGCCCCACCTCCCCGGTACTGGTCAAACCGGAGATCGCGCTGCTCTCGGGCCCCGGCACCCGGGCCTACGAGGTCGGCGAGACCTGGCACCTGCTGAACGAGCGGTTCGGCATTCCCGTCTCCCTGGTCGACGTCGACGGGTTCTTCGACCTGGACCTGGACCGTTACACGACCCTGGTCATGGTCACGGGCAGCTACGACCTGGATACGGAAGACGTGAACCGTCTGATGAGTTGGGTGCGGGAGGGCGGCATCCTCATCGCCTGGAAAAGCGCGGCCCGGTGGCTCATCGGCAAGGAACTGATCGACGAGGACCTTAGATCCGCCCGGCCCGATACCGTCGATATCCCCTATGAGCTGGTATCGTCCACGCGGGGGGCGCAGCGTATCGGCGGCGCCATATTCGCAGCCGCGCTCGACACCACCCACCCGCTGGCCTTCGGTTACGGCGACCAGGTACCGCTCTTCCGCAACCACGAGATCTTCTTCGAACCTTCCGCCACGGCCGGGGCTACGGTTGCCCGGTACGCGTCTTCGCCGTTGCTGTCCGGCTACATCTCGCCGAAGCGGCACGGAGAGCTGACGGATTCCGCCGCATTGATCGCCCGGAGGCAGGGTGCCGGCGCCGTCGTGCTCTTCGCCGACAACCCCAATTTCCGGGCATTCTGGTATGGCACGAACGGCCTGTTCCTGAACGCCGTATTCTTTGGGGGCGCGTTCTAGGCGCAACCCAGGAGCGTGGCCGGAGTGAACCGCGCATCCGTTACAGAAAGCCAATCCCATGCCCGTGAAAATCACCGACGTGAAGACCATCCTGACCCAGCCCGCGGGGTCGCGCCTGATCGTCGTGAAGATCCTGACGTCGGAACCCGGCCTCCACGGCCTGGGTTGCGCCACCTTCACCCAGCGGTTCCAGGCCGTCCATTCTGCCATCGAACACCACCTCCGTCCCTTCCTCGTGGGAAAGGACGTGGACGATATCGAAGACCTGTGGCAGACCGCCATGGTGAACGGCTACTGGCGCAACGGACCGGTCCTGAACAACGCGATCTCCGGCATGGACCAGGCCCTGTGGGACATCAAGGGCAAGCGGGCGGGCATGCCCGTGTACCAGATTCTCGGCGGCAAATGCCGGGAGGCGGCGGACACCTACGTCCACGCCGACGGGAGGTCACCGGAAGAGGTGGCGGAAAACGTACTGAAGTACATGGAGCAGGACTATCGGCACGTCCGCTGCCAGACCGGCGGATACGGAGGCCGAAAGCCGCGGGTCACCCCGCCCGAAGGCGCGAAACCCGGGGACTATTTCGATCCGCGGAGCTACATGCGCCGCACGGTGAAGATGTTCGAGCACCTGCGCGCGGCCGTGGGCGACGAGGTGGAACTGCTCCACGACGTGCACGAGCGGCTCACGCCCGCCGACGCCATCGTCTTCGCGAAGCAGCTCGAACCCTACAACCTCTTCTTCCTCGAAGACCCCCTGGCGCCCGAGGACAACGCGTGGTTCCGCCGCATGAGGCAGACCTCGACGACGCCCATCGCCATGGGGGAACTCTTCAACAATCCCGCGGAATGGCTGCCCCTGATCGAGGGACGGCTCATCGACTTCCTGCGCATGCACATCAGCCAGATGGGCGGCATCACGCCGGCCCGGAACGTCGCGGCCATGGCCGCCATGTACGGCATCCGCACGGCCTGGCACGGTCCGGGCGACGTCTCCCCGGTGGGCCACGCCGCCAACCTGCACCTCGACCTGTGGGCTCCGAATTTCGGCGTCCAGGAGTGGTGCCGCTTCAGCGACCTGGTCTACGAGATCTTCCCCGGCACCCCCGAAGTGCGCGGCGGCTACATGTATCCCAACGACCGACCGGGACTGGGCGTCGAAGTGAACGAGGAACTGGCGGTCCGGTATCCCTGCCAGGACGAAATCATCAACTGGACCCAGGCCCGGACGCCCGACGGAGGGCCCGCCCGGCCGTGACCTTCATCTCCGGCTACTCATTGTCCGAAGACTACGCCGGCCACCTCCAGCGGATCGGCGCCTTCGCCATCGACCTGGCCATCCTCACCGCCACGGGCGCCGTGATGGCGCTGGCCGCCGAATTCCTGGATGCCGGCTCGGACCCGGTCACCGTCCCGTTGCTGAGCGCGTTCCAGCTGCTCATGCCCTGGTTCTACTACGCGGCCATGGAGAGTTCGGCCAAAGGCGCCACGATCGGCAAGATGATCCTGGGAATCCGGGTGGCCGACGCCGAGGGGCATACGCCCACTTTTGGCCGCGCCGCGCTGAGGGCCATTCCCAAGTGCCTGCCCGTCCTCTGGCCGGGCTACCTCGCCGCGGTCTTCACCCAGCGCCGGCAGGCCTTTCATGACCTGATCGCGCGGACGCTGGTACTCAAATCCGATACCTAGCGGGAAAGAAACGTAAGTCAAGACGCCTTCTGCTGCGTAGTCAGCACCCCTTCCAGCCGGCCTATACGGGTGTCTATCCTGTCCTCCAAGGCGGCAAAACGTCTGTCCATCATGTTCTCGAGATAGTTGAAGCGCCTGTCCATCTTGTTTTCGAGATAGTCAAGACGCCTATCCATCTTGTCTTCCAGTGCGACCATGCGCGCTTCCAACGTCCCTAAACGCTTATCCATCTTGTCCTCCATGCATTACATGCGCTAATACAGTCTCTCCCTGACCAGTTTCTATTTGGACACTTCCTGTTTGCTATTATCGATTTTGGTCTCTACGCGTGAAACAACCTCAATCAAGTCTCTCAGTTTCTCTTCTACCGAAAGCATCCTGTTATTCAGGTCGCCATATGAGAAGAGCATTACCGTAACGGTGATGGCCGTCATCATTACATGCATTCCGGCGATTGTAACAACCGGAGTCCATGACCAATCTCTCTTGCTGTGTTCGCTCATTATTCAGACCTCATTCGTTTACCGATACGCGCAGGTAACCTTCGACGCGGCCAAGGCGCGTGTTCATGTCGTGCATCTCGGAACGTATCGAGGTGAGTTCCGTCCTCAATCCGGTCAATTCGGTCCGAATTTCATCCCGAAATTCCTTGTTGGATTGATTGATGAAAGTGACGACGGCGATTACGAGGATGCCTATGGCCGATACGATCTGCGCGCCAAAAGCCCAGTTTTCGCGGGACATTCCGGTCATCTTACAACCTCCTGGTGAGTGTGACGATGTGTGTATAGTCGGACCTATATGATTCAATAGTCAGAGATCTGCCTTCAGATCTCGTAGTTTTACCGTTTCTATTCGTTTACCGACACGCGCAGGATACCTTCGACACGGCCGAGGCGTGTATTCATATCGTGGATTTCGGAACGTATGGAGGCGAATTCGGATTGCATTTCCGTCCGCAATCCGGTCAACTCGGCCCGAATCTCATCCCGGAATTCCTTGTTGGATGAATTGATGAAAGTGACGACGGCGATTACGAGGATGCCTATTGCCGATACGATCTGTACTCCAAAGGACCAGTTTTCGCGGGACATTCCGGTCATCTTCCGACCTCCTGGTGAGTGTGACAAAGCATGAAAAACCGACCTCTAAAGCGTATCAGTCGGAGATCACCAGGCGATACTCGGAGTTTTTCTTGGAAAAAGTAAGAAGACAGGCTGGTAAAGACGCGACTACTCAGTCCCGCAGGGCGAGACTTTCTCCGCTGAGCGTCACGCCGATCGGCTCGATGACCACTTGGCGGGGGCCATCCTCAACGACGCCGGCAACCCATGCGCGGATGCCTTGCGCTTCGGCGCAGGCCACCGCCGCGCCCCCGTCTTCCGGGCGGACGAAGAGGGCGAAGCCGGTGCCCATGTTGAGACTGCCGTAGGCCTCACCAGACGTCTGGCGGGTCTCATCCACCATGAACTGCAGGACCTCTGGGACGGGGGGCACTTCGGTAATGCGGTAGGTGAACCGGCCGGGGTGGCGCATGATCTTCCGCCAGCCGTGGCCGGTGATGTTGGCTATGTAGCGCAGGCCGATGCCGGCCTCGAAGGCCGCTTCGGTAACGGGAGGATAGAGCACGGTAGGATCGAGCAGGGCCTCGCCGTACGTCCGGCCGCCGGGCATGACCGTGG harbors:
- a CDS encoding Gfo/Idh/MocA family oxidoreductase, which gives rise to MIRIGILGIGFMGTTHFMAIKHLANAQVGAICTRDERKLSGDWRHIQGNFGGGGGVQDLTGIRTCTDIDEVLGDPDIDLVDVCLPTALHHDVVLRALDAGKDVIVEKPIALGLDEADRMIDRAGEAGRTLMVAHVLKFFPEFAFLKAAIDDRRYGRLLGLHLKRVISKPLWGEGNWFGDYERTGAAGIDLHIHDTDYLRYLFGMPDSVHADGRTSPNGYVLYLNTQYGYDDRDITVSSQCGAISSAAFEHGYDAYFEEGTLWYNVLSERPVTLYTPDGGRTEPVIDFPEAFEAQLGYAVDALENGTEPDLVSAGAARDALRICHGEAESVKTGKTVRFPD
- a CDS encoding alkaline phosphatase family protein, producing the protein MSITGFTRTGLILSFILLITPASAVYANGETVLREAAGPTAPTDPPAQSSASAPTNPPAQSSASAPTDPPRLAVLIIIDQFRHDYLQRFDDLFVEDGFRRFMDRGAWMQDARFTHVHASTSPGHSVVTSGTYAYKTGMVNNAWYSRSTGVFRPSLVDPESHILGLWPTATGRASTRELVGSSLADELRMATRYRGKAITISLKDYSAMISAGKLGAPYWFEAGLGRITSSSFFMDDLPDWVKRFNDRNIPNQSFGRTWDRLLPEELYLERAGKDVREGEEDNRNSGIVFPHVTKGGLEEPGPRYWNAFKHTPWSTDYQLEFARQAIIEEELGQDDTPDVLVISLSANDYIGHDFGPFSQESMDATLRTDRQLADFFAFLDERVGRDRTLLVLTADHGALELPEQLALRGLEAGRAGPEPLTALVEEALDGLHGEDDWVLHVAESGVYLNWEAIDSRGLSRADVEETAAAAVVTHPAVWKAYTRHRIERRLLPESDLTKTVYHSFHSENSGDIMLISTPFYLLLGEYGSATVGTSHGWPHDYDTHIPIMFHGPWIAPGHYRNRVDAADITPTICNLLRITLPSNRDGRILGEILR
- the ppk2 gene encoding polyphosphate kinase 2 produces the protein MDRDKAAGHGPGNRSSTSRPFAIRGGTRVNKLDGNHPETREKKTKKKLKQKHYEKELARLQVELSKLQEWVVDHGLKVVVIFEGRDAAGKGGTISRIIARLNPRVCRVAALAKPTDREQSQWYFQRYVAQLPSAGEIVLFDRSWYNRAGVDRVMGFCTEEEYREFLRSCPEFERMLVRSDIHVIKYWFSVSAKEQARRFKNRIKDPLKSWKFSDMDLQSYMKWDEYSHAKDEMMNYTDIKQAPWYVVPSDSKRRARLNCITHLLSLFPYDKDPPTSKIDLPDRDTDSGYVRPPMDDQRFIPEVY
- a CDS encoding peptidase M14, translated to MMNRVHPRAFSAVFLFAFGLVCALVPGTVRAQDLPFAMEVRVPGVESYDPAIPRPESVIGHVVGDTHTRSHLVAAYYRAVAEASDRVVVSRHGATYEGRQLYHAVVTSPANHGRLEEIRLANLRLSDAPGEVSDAMIETMPVVVHMGYGVHGNEASGPEAAMLVLYHLAAGRGPAVDGLLDRAVIIMDPNYNPDGRDRFVNWVNANRGRVATQDGQDREHAEPWPGGRTNHYWFDLNRDWLVAQHPSSKGRVGLFHHWRAQVLTDVHEMGSNATYFFQPGIPSRNNPNTPERTFELTAALAEHHAEWLDRHGALYYSRETFDDFFYGKGSTFPDVNGAIGILFEQASSRALERMTNDGVLTYPFTIRNQVATSMSTLAGSLALRTELLTHQRDFYASAPEAARRNPVKAYVLDLGGTRTRTQALLQMLLRHRIRVYELARTVQADRTLPAGRIGGSGERTFRAGEAVIIPMDQPQTRLIKASMEQVTTFKDSLFYDVSAWTLPLAMGVPSGELRSYSDDLAGAEITEAAFDGGELIGGHGAYAYLMEWDRYFAPRALYRILDVGLRPRLARQPFSVAVGGPDGSGSAGGQGGPAGPGSTGGPTTMERTFDRGTIIIPVAQRDAASTVTAAQVRALIDRVVSEDHVVVHGTDTGLTPTGGDLGGPTSPVLVKPEIALLSGPGTRAYEVGETWHLLNERFGIPVSLVDVDGFFDLDLDRYTTLVMVTGSYDLDTEDVNRLMSWVREGGILIAWKSAARWLIGKELIDEDLRSARPDTVDIPYELVSSTRGAQRIGGAIFAAALDTTHPLAFGYGDQVPLFRNHEIFFEPSATAGATVARYASSPLLSGYISPKRHGELTDSAALIARRQGAGAVVLFADNPNFRAFWYGTNGLFLNAVFFGGAF
- a CDS encoding starvation-sensing protein RspA → MPVKITDVKTILTQPAGSRLIVVKILTSEPGLHGLGCATFTQRFQAVHSAIEHHLRPFLVGKDVDDIEDLWQTAMVNGYWRNGPVLNNAISGMDQALWDIKGKRAGMPVYQILGGKCREAADTYVHADGRSPEEVAENVLKYMEQDYRHVRCQTGGYGGRKPRVTPPEGAKPGDYFDPRSYMRRTVKMFEHLRAAVGDEVELLHDVHERLTPADAIVFAKQLEPYNLFFLEDPLAPEDNAWFRRMRQTSTTPIAMGELFNNPAEWLPLIEGRLIDFLRMHISQMGGITPARNVAAMAAMYGIRTAWHGPGDVSPVGHAANLHLDLWAPNFGVQEWCRFSDLVYEIFPGTPEVRGGYMYPNDRPGLGVEVNEELAVRYPCQDEIINWTQARTPDGGPARP